A DNA window from Pogona vitticeps strain Pit_001003342236 chromosome 2, PviZW2.1, whole genome shotgun sequence contains the following coding sequences:
- the LOC110069984 gene encoding uncharacterized protein LOC110069984: MDTFIIEFCYKNVTVKEDGNNFTANCRICPNKTISGSIRSSSNFLKHVKVRHPLRFKEYEKLKDVTWKKKKRILTDFDEATRSSVEAEPSPSGGRERRLLREIKKEDDVQAIFLGSDFGAETGTSSLGSEIPPVIQNNQGSPMVVEVQPPEESAYEDRRRRPIILPTPTCQEVPWSGFEKAFTFVRQKGKNVVVQCNYCLPAIKHVSSAITSASNVKKHLERAHPEKLREIERARKARRRGRYEPPAQDEDPSPAKMPKPQEPTTHERWGSSREPVTQRILDRKIMDFIVEETLPLQTVEKASFVGLVRLGLPKDLTVMCAKTLRERIEKRAASMQETLSHRMGAVEHVATTADCWLDGKKCFLGVTAHWICPTTLKREFGALACRRLRGYPTSDLLAKALHHVHVQYRIHNKVVSTTTDSGANFAKAFHVFRAKEPSELADLGLEEDEDGGDDQEAAEVEFVPISELLDGQPKAEEEASESEHAGLPPHQRCASHTLNLVATEDIQMMISDSSVNSPLGPFRKLFCSLMEKCSKLWSKQNQSPQIAEYIHEQCGVYLKIPNKARWNSTFEALKQLSELLSTVPLKVDAIMDQCSLVRITAAESLVVQEYTEMMGPLAQSLDILQRENGMFMGYLLPTLYNLDRKLHGLENKPVRYTYGLPLLRGVREALRKRFAPIWEDKKLLLAACLHPRFKVDWLESAQTTQTNRYMMEALLKAEIRGTVAEDSDGSSEKDQEGDDLEDDFFNIQPRGRKSAVDTADEEVLRYLKSPSREVSSLHAFPRVLRCFLQYNTGVPSSASVERLFSTGESLTTVKRHSLSDDLFEQLVLLRQNMAASAF; the protein is encoded by the exons ATGGATACCTTCATTATCGAATTCTGTTACAAAAACGTCACCGTGAAAGAGGATGGGAACAACTTCACGGCAAACTGCCGGATATGCCCGAATAAGACCATCTCGGGAAGCATCCGAAGCTCCAGCAACTTTCTGAAACATGTCAAA GTACGGCACCCTCTCCGATTCAAGGAGTATGAAAAACTGAAGGACGTGacgtggaagaagaaaaaaagg ATCCTGACAGACTTTGACGAGGCGACCAGGAGTTCCGTGGAAGCCGAACCCTCTCCATCTGGTGGCAGGGAGAGGCGGCTGCTCAGAGAAATCAAGAAGGAAGATGACGTGCAAGCCATATTTCTGG GCAGCGATTTTGGTGCTGAGACAGGAACCAGCTCCTTAGGGTCTGAGATCCCACCGGTCATCCAGAACAACCAAGGATCGCCCATGGTTGTCGAAGTCCAGCCGCCCGAAGAATCGGCCTACGAggaccggcggcggcggccgatCATCCTTCCCACCCCGACCTGCCAGGAAGTGCCGTGGTCAGGCTTTGAGAAGGCGTTCACCTTTGTGCGCCAAAAGGGGAAGAACGTCGTGGTGCAGTGCAATTACTGCCTCCCGGCGATCAAACATGTCAGCTCGGCCATTACGTCGGCCTCCAACGTGAAGAAACATTTGGAG aGGGCACATCCTGAAAAGCTGAGGGAAATCGAACGGGCCAGGAAAGCCCGCCGACGTGGCCGTTACGAGCCTCCGGCTCAAGACGAGGACCCTTCGCctgccaaaatgccaaagccGCAGGAGCCGACGACCCACGAGAGGTGGGGATCCAGCCGGGAGCCTGTCACTCAGAGGATCCTGGACCGGAAGATCATGGATTTCATCGTGGAGGAGACGCTGCCTCTCCAGACCGTGGAAAAGGCCTCCTTCGTAGGGCTGGTTCGCCTGGGCTTACCCAAAGACCTCACCGTCATGTGTGCCAAGACCCTGAGGGAGAGGATTGAGAAGCGGGCCGCCAGCATGCAGGAGACCCTCTCGCACCGGATGGGGGCAGTGGAGCACGTGGCCACCACTGCCGACTGTTGGCTCGACGGCAAGAAATGCTTCCTCGGGGTGACTGCCCACTGGATCTGCCCCACGACCCTGAAGCGCGAGTTCGGGGCACTGGCCTGCAGGCGCCTGAGGGGTTACCCCACCTCCGACCTCCTCGCCAAAGCCTTGCACCATGTCCACGTGCAGTACCGGATCCACAACAAAGTGGTCTCCACCACCACGGACAGCGGCGCCAATTTCGCCAAGGCCTTCCACGTCTTCCGAGCCAAAGAGCCATCCGAGCTCGCCGACCTTGGGCTGGAGGAAGACGAGGACGGCGGGGATGACCAGGAGGCGGCCGAGGTGGAGTTCGTGCCCATTTCCGAGCTCCTGGATGGGCAGCCAAAAGCCGAAGAAGAAGCATCGGAGTCGGAACACGCCGGCCTGCCGCCTCACCAGCGGTGCGCCAGCCACACACTCAACCTGGTGGCGACCGAAGACATTCAGATGATGATCTCTGACTCCTCTGTCAACAGCCCTCTGGGTCCCTTCAGGAAACTCTTCTGTTCTTTGATGGAGAAGTGCAGCAAGCTGTGGTCCAAGCAGAACCAGTCGCCTCAGATCGCGGAGTACATCCACGAGCAGTGCGGCGTCTACCTCAAGATCCCCAACAAAGCCCGGTGGAATTCCACCTTTGAGGCCCTGAAGCAGCTGAGCGAACTCCTCTCGACCGTGCCACTGAAAGTGGACGCCATCATGGACCAGTGCTCCTTGGTCCGGATCACGGCGGCCGAGAGCCTGGTGGTTCAGGAGTACACGGAGATGATGGGGCCCCTGGCCCAGTCTCTCGACATCTTGCAGAGGGAGAACGGCATGTTCATGGGCTACCTGCTGCCCACCTTGTACAACCTGGATCGGAAGCTCCACGGGCTGGAGAACAAGCCCGTCCGGTACACCTACGGCCTGCCGCTGCTGAGGGGCGTGCGCGAAGCCCTGAGGAAGCGATTCGCCCCAATTTGGGAAGATAAGAAGCTGCTCCTGGCGGCCTGCCTGCACCCTCGTTTCAAAGTGGATTGGCTGGAATCCGCCCAAACGACACAGACCAACAG GTACATGATGGAAGCCCTTCTGAAAGCCGAGATCCGGGGCACGGTCGCCGAGGACAGCGACGGGTCTTCGGAGAAAGACCAAGAAGGGGACGATCTGGAAGACGACTTCTTCAACATCCAGCCTCGTGGCAGGAAGTCGGCCGTGGATACGGCCGACGAGGAAGTCTTGCGGTACCTGAAGTCCCCCAGCCGGGAGGTGTCCTCCCTCCATGCCTTTCCTCGCGTCCTGCGCTGCTTCCTGCAATACAACACCGGGGTGCCCTCCAGCGCCTCCGTCGAGCGCCTGTTCAGCACCGGCGAGAGCCTCACGACGGTGAAAAGACACTCGTTGTCCGACGACCTCTTCGAGCAGCTGGTGCTGCTGCGGCAAAACATGGCCGCCTCAGCGTTTTAA